From one Mya arenaria isolate MELC-2E11 chromosome 4, ASM2691426v1 genomic stretch:
- the LOC128232003 gene encoding uncharacterized protein LOC128232003 isoform X1, with translation MAFAQLFSFVIFIEIVSICTQDVFENTPILQSAASCFGLENDHTRWMRATCSSQDLVILIESFTVVFHPVVMNCTNNTVIYEEYRQSCCLKESVNSSRDCTVTHQFDTKYSVANYQTCNGHSSCNVMAPQLLVRNSNCPYDIYEPTPHDIVSNFMYMNYYCLERSLILPDSTGSLTTPSPDSVIYLQSPGFNSYNQRIPYKKDSECSVQTGSCNSEIYIYVLHRVLEDSDTSEWNDIPCNQTLKIENSSGDVLHKWTCDDNTNLQKGHLTITANYIRLKLDNNYTSPNDWDQSRGGAYWLGFESSDKTGNVTINCPATEPPLCIDTTTTVMTTSTDTSSTFSTTSARENTTATTDSNPPPSNTTTDSTQPTPIVAVTSSPRAIPMVAVIALPSGLSIFVIVVVVIAARLIRSRRRNAGESKIVVPSDELNNNPYDYITNLHLSDSYVDAVRIARQCNNRAVANEYSNKELSSSISNGSSGDDQYMRPLPIANDQKDNTYDNNIPEGIGRCNSQDSGIIP, from the exons ATGGCGTTCGCCCAATTATTTTCATTCGTGATTTTCATTGAGATTGTTTCCATATGCACTCAAG aCGTTTTCGAAAACACTCCGATACTACAAAGTGCGGCATCGTGTTTCGGTTTAGAAAACGACCATACACGATGGATGCGGGCTACCTGTTCATCCCAAGACCTCGTCATTCTTATTGAATCCTTTACCGTCGTTTTCCACCCCGTTGTCATGAACTGTACCAACAACACCGTCATTTATGAAGAATATAGGCAATCCTGTTGTTTGAAAGAGAGTGTGAACAGCTCAAGGGATTGTACAGTTACACACCAGTTCGACACGAAATATTCCGTCGCCAATTATCAGACATGTAATGGGCATTCTTCGTGTAATGTCATGGCCCCACAGCTGCTGGTGCGGAACTCTAACTGTCCATATGATATCTACGAGCCGACACCTCATGACATTGTCTCAAACTTTATGTACATGAATTACTACTGTCTTGAAA GGTCACTGATTTTACCGGACAGCACCGGAAGCCTGACGACGCCTTCGCCAGACAGTGTTATCTACCTCCAGAGTCCTGGCTTTAATAGTTACAATCAGAGGATTCCGTATAAGAAAGACAGCGAATGTTCGGTCCAAACAGGCAGCTGCAATTCAGAGATATATATTTACGTTCTGCATCGTGTCTTAGAAGACAG cGACACTTCAGAGTGGAATGATATTCCTTGCAACCAGACGTTGAAAATAGAAAACTCTAGTGGAGATGTGCTTCATAAATGGACGTGTGATGACAATACCAATCTGCAAAAGGGACATCTCACAATTACTGCAAACTACATTCGGCTTAAACTTGATAACAATTATACAAGTCCAAACGATTGGGATCAATCCCGCGGAGGAGCGTATTGGTTAGGATTCGAAT CTTCAGACAAAACAGGAAATGTAACAATTAACTGCCCTGCAACCGAACCACCTCTCTGTATTGATACAACGACCACAGTTATGACTACATCAACTGACACGTCTTCTACATTTTCAACGACATCAGCACGGGAAAACACTACGGCGACAACAGACTCCAACCCTCCACCTTCAAATACTACTACAGACAGCACACAACCCACTCCAATTGTAGCTGTAACTTCTTCTCCGCGAGCGATTCCAATGGTCGCAGTTATTGCTCTTCCGAGTGGGCTTTCGATTTTCGTCATTGTCGTCGTTGTTATTGCAGCACGCCTCATACGCTCACGACGTCGAAATGCTGGTG AAAGTAAGATAGTGGTTCCTTCGGACGAGTTGAATAACAACCCTTATGACTATATAACAAATTTACATCTGAG cGATTCCTATGTTGATGCTGTTAGGATTGCAAG ACAGTGTAATAACAGGGCGGTCGCTAATGAGTACTCAAATAAAGAACTATCATCCTCGATTAG CAACGGTAGTTCCGGCGATGACCAGTATATGCGTCCTTTGCCCATCGCGAACGACCAGAAAGACAATACCTACGACAATAATATCCCTGAAGGAATCGGACGGTGCAATTCACAAGACAGCGGCATAATACCATGA
- the LOC128232657 gene encoding uncharacterized protein LOC128232657 encodes MATDLPVIQFRKHAYGDQNVRSAVTASSHDESLPNVTASNSKRNSDGQVLQVKFDPDVKIADFSGTVSTSKELVQTGHGVPRIKGLVQGIDPMLHVDHNHYEQWARIKGRRAPNSSLLRGIQALKARMKRDGIEQERLESGQGQARELHINTLNRNSLLTRDKLIDDAAKVKREKSITHLPRSQIEPRSPLKTNAHVIDSDVFKDLNLDLEKCADDKYDRMPQREILKPRYGMARIRDRCALPVSVYQPISIGDHVFLINEPINYSEYIRIKSKTDVRMKKDSRSSQERPRYSEEPNQDGSYQMEVNIDPVERANTFTSGAHITKGKRVPVVVSSAELFDFSQLSDIQNSIETKYFERSRTDISLNGRSGRSVKLVPNVRRLKGGSLKTSA; translated from the coding sequence ATGGCCACGGATCTGCCTGTGATACAGTTTCGTAAGCATGCGTATGGCGATCAAAATGTCCGGTCCGCCGTTACCGCCTCGAGCCATGACGAGTCTCTGCCAAATGTGACCGCCAGTAATTCTAAGAGAAACAGCGATGGTCAAGTACTTCAGGTGAAATTCGACCCTGATGTCAAAATAGCAGATTTTTCTGGTACTGTGTCCACGTCGAAGGAACTAGTTCAAACAGGCCATGGGGTTCCACGTATTAAAGGGCTTGTGCAGGGCATTGACCCAATGCTCCATGTTGACCACAACCATTATGAACAGTGGGCGCGCATCAAGGGCCGTCGTGCGCCAAACAGCTCGCTCCTCCGAGGCATACAGGCATTGAAGGCCCGAATGAAGCGAGATGGTATAGAGCAAGAGAGATTAGAGTCTGGACAAGGCCAGGCTAGGGAGCTACACATAAATACACTGAACAGAAATAGTTTATTGACACGAGACAAGCTGATAGATGACGCGGCAAAAGTTAAACGGGAAAAGTCGATTACGCATTTGCCCCGATCACAAATAGAGCCGCGAAGTCCTCTTAAAACAAATGCTCATGTTATTGATTCTGATGTATTTAAGGACTTAAATCTTGATTTAGAAAAGTGTGCAGATGACAAATATGACAGAATGCCACAGAGAGAGATCTTAAAGCCGCGTTATGGAATGGCAAGAATACGCGATAGATGTGCACTTCCGGTATCAGTTTATCAGCCAATTAGTATCGGTGACcatgtttttcttataaatgaaCCAATCAACTACAGTGAATATATTAGAATTAAATCAAAGACAGATGTTCGAATGAAGAAAGACAGCAGATCATCTCAGGAACGTCCCAGATATAGCGAAGAACCGAACCAAGACGGGAGTTATCAAATGGAAGTTAATATAGATCCTGTAGAGAGGGCAAACACATTTACTTCCGGTGCTCATATAACGAAAGGGAAGCGCGTACCTGTTGTTGTCTCTAGTGCAGAGCTTTTTGATTTTTCTCAACTTTCGGATATACAAAATTCCATAGAAACCAAGTATTTTGAAAGGAGTCGAACGGATATTTCTTTGAATGGTAGAAGTGGCCGTTCTGTTAAACTTGTTCCTAATGTAAGACGTTTAAAGGGAGGAAGTTTAAAAACCTCTgcttaa
- the LOC128232003 gene encoding uncharacterized protein LOC128232003 isoform X2, with protein sequence MAFAQLFSFVIFIEIVSICTQGSLILPDSTGSLTTPSPDSVIYLQSPGFNSYNQRIPYKKDSECSVQTGSCNSEIYIYVLHRVLEDSDTSEWNDIPCNQTLKIENSSGDVLHKWTCDDNTNLQKGHLTITANYIRLKLDNNYTSPNDWDQSRGGAYWLGFESSDKTGNVTINCPATEPPLCIDTTTTVMTTSTDTSSTFSTTSARENTTATTDSNPPPSNTTTDSTQPTPIVAVTSSPRAIPMVAVIALPSGLSIFVIVVVVIAARLIRSRRRNAGESKIVVPSDELNNNPYDYITNLHLSDSYVDAVRIARQCNNRAVANEYSNKELSSSISNGSSGDDQYMRPLPIANDQKDNTYDNNIPEGIGRCNSQDSGIIP encoded by the exons ATGGCGTTCGCCCAATTATTTTCATTCGTGATTTTCATTGAGATTGTTTCCATATGCACTCAAG GGTCACTGATTTTACCGGACAGCACCGGAAGCCTGACGACGCCTTCGCCAGACAGTGTTATCTACCTCCAGAGTCCTGGCTTTAATAGTTACAATCAGAGGATTCCGTATAAGAAAGACAGCGAATGTTCGGTCCAAACAGGCAGCTGCAATTCAGAGATATATATTTACGTTCTGCATCGTGTCTTAGAAGACAG cGACACTTCAGAGTGGAATGATATTCCTTGCAACCAGACGTTGAAAATAGAAAACTCTAGTGGAGATGTGCTTCATAAATGGACGTGTGATGACAATACCAATCTGCAAAAGGGACATCTCACAATTACTGCAAACTACATTCGGCTTAAACTTGATAACAATTATACAAGTCCAAACGATTGGGATCAATCCCGCGGAGGAGCGTATTGGTTAGGATTCGAAT CTTCAGACAAAACAGGAAATGTAACAATTAACTGCCCTGCAACCGAACCACCTCTCTGTATTGATACAACGACCACAGTTATGACTACATCAACTGACACGTCTTCTACATTTTCAACGACATCAGCACGGGAAAACACTACGGCGACAACAGACTCCAACCCTCCACCTTCAAATACTACTACAGACAGCACACAACCCACTCCAATTGTAGCTGTAACTTCTTCTCCGCGAGCGATTCCAATGGTCGCAGTTATTGCTCTTCCGAGTGGGCTTTCGATTTTCGTCATTGTCGTCGTTGTTATTGCAGCACGCCTCATACGCTCACGACGTCGAAATGCTGGTG AAAGTAAGATAGTGGTTCCTTCGGACGAGTTGAATAACAACCCTTATGACTATATAACAAATTTACATCTGAG cGATTCCTATGTTGATGCTGTTAGGATTGCAAG ACAGTGTAATAACAGGGCGGTCGCTAATGAGTACTCAAATAAAGAACTATCATCCTCGATTAG CAACGGTAGTTCCGGCGATGACCAGTATATGCGTCCTTTGCCCATCGCGAACGACCAGAAAGACAATACCTACGACAATAATATCCCTGAAGGAATCGGACGGTGCAATTCACAAGACAGCGGCATAATACCATGA